DNA from Roseofilum capinflatum BLCC-M114:
TATGGCACAATCCCAGTTTCTATTGATACGATGCGATCCGAAATAGCAACGGCGGCAGTAGAGGCAGGTGCGGATTGGGTGAATGATATTTCCGGGGGAGACTTTGACGAGCAAATGTTGGCAACCGTAGCTCAATTGGGAGTCCCGATTATCTTGATGCATATGCGAGGAACTCCAGAAACCATGCAACAGTTGACCGACTATGAAGATTTAATCGGCGAAATTGTGGCAGTTTTAGAGGAGAAAATCCAGAAGGCTCTGAAGGCAGGAATCCAAGAAATAATCATCGATCCAGGCATCGGATTTGCCAAAACCTATGAGCAAAATTTAGAGATTCTGCGCCAGATTCCCCGGTTGCGCGAATTGGGTTGTCCGGTGTTAATTGGCCCATCGCGCAAAAGTTTTATCGGTCATATTTTAAACCAACCTGACCCCAAACAACGGGTTTGGGGCACAGCAGCAGCCTGTTGTGCGGCCATTTCCGGGGGTGCAGATTTGATGAGAGTCCACGATTTGCCGCAGATGGTGGAGGTGTGTCGGGTGGCTGATGCCATTTATCGGCCGGGGAACCGCCAATACCCATTCAATTCTCCATAGAACAATTCGGGTGAATTGCTCCTTGGGAACACAGATAAGTCAGTTGTTTTGGGTCTATATTTTGCGCGTCACTAAAATCCACTCCCGCAAATCCTTGAGAGGGCGTTACAGGAGATTGTTTTTCTACAAAGTCGTCTTTTGTCTCCGGTTTGACCACTGATTCAAACACAGCTCCTTCAAAGTTAGCCCCCGCTAATTTGGCTCCTTGAAAATCCGTATTCACTAAAATTGCGCCCGTAAAGTTAGCCTCTTGTAGCTGGGCATTACTGAAATTTGCGCCAGTTAATTGGCTTTGGGTAAAATCGGCTGATTGCAATTGGGCACTGCTAAAGTTCGCTTGGGATAAATTAGCATTTTCCCAGGTCGTTTGCGTGAGGTTGGCTAACTTAAATTCACTGGAGATCGCTTGAACTTGTCCTAAGCGTGAGCCTTGTAAATTGGCAAAGGCAAAGTTAGTATCATTTAAGTTAGCTCCGGTAAAACTGGTGGTTTCTAGGAAGGCAGATTGCAGCGTCGCGCCAGTCAGTTGGGCGCTACTGAAATTTGAGCCAGTCAATCGGGCTTCATTTAAGTTGGCTTTGTTCAAGATGGCGCGAATTAAGTTCGTGCGACGAATGATGACATTAGATAATAGTGCCCCCGTTAAATCCGCTTCTTTTAAGTCCGCACCACTTAAATCAGCAATACGGTCATCAAATGTACCCAAGCGCTGATCGTCCCCTGCTCCATAAAATCGACTCCATTTAAGGCTGGCTTGGGATAAAATTGCGCCGCGAAAATTAATCCCCGATAGGTCAGTTTTGTCCATCACTGCCACAAACGCAACCGGGGCAGAAGTTTTGCCTAAATCCACTTGCGCTAACGACAAATTTTCCGGTGGTTGGCGATCGATCGTCAGAATTTTGACGATCG
Protein-coding regions in this window:
- the folP gene encoding dihydropteroate synthase codes for the protein MAWIVRGRSLNWGEQTYVMGVLNVTPDSFSDGGEFNRLETAIAHAQYLVNQGVDVLDIGGQSTRPGSPQISLDEELNRVIPVIETLRELPEPYGTIPVSIDTMRSEIATAAVEAGADWVNDISGGDFDEQMLATVAQLGVPIILMHMRGTPETMQQLTDYEDLIGEIVAVLEEKIQKALKAGIQEIIIDPGIGFAKTYEQNLEILRQIPRLRELGCPVLIGPSRKSFIGHILNQPDPKQRVWGTAAACCAAISGGADLMRVHDLPQMVEVCRVADAIYRPGNRQYPFNSP